One segment of Pontibacter akesuensis DNA contains the following:
- a CDS encoding UDP-N-acetylmuramoyl-tripeptide--D-alanyl-D-alanine ligase, with product MQNTIEFLYQKYQECQHVSTDSRAAQHQSLFFALNGPNFKGAQFAQMALEKGANYAVVDDPALASDKVIVVEDTLVALQELARHHRRQLSIPIIGITGSNGKTTSKELVHAVLSQKYNTLYTQGNLNNHIGVPLTLLRIKPEHEMAIIEMGANHIGEIALLCSIALPSHGFITNIGKAHLEGFGSLEGVARGKSELYVHLLEHGGTVFVNTQNEHLMRMSRRIENKVTYPAAGDYYHSELLEASPYVVYKDEEGNMVHTQLVGSYNYENMAAAACIGKFFGVPLQQANDAIASYSPVNNRSQVVQQGSNTLILDAYNANPTSMAAAVRNFGSMAAPRKVVILGDMFELGVESEAEHRALGETVAEQSFDTVILCGKDMQHAASVNEDFLYFETKPELQTWLRKNPIAGSYVLIKGSRGMGLETLTEVLA from the coding sequence ATGCAGAATACTATTGAGTTTCTATACCAGAAGTACCAGGAGTGCCAGCACGTAAGCACCGACTCGCGTGCAGCGCAGCACCAAAGCCTGTTTTTCGCCCTGAACGGCCCTAATTTTAAGGGTGCCCAATTTGCTCAGATGGCCCTGGAGAAAGGGGCGAATTATGCCGTGGTCGATGACCCGGCGCTGGCGTCAGACAAGGTGATTGTGGTGGAAGACACGCTGGTAGCACTGCAGGAACTGGCACGCCACCACCGCCGCCAGCTAAGCATCCCTATCATCGGCATTACCGGCTCCAACGGCAAAACCACATCCAAAGAGCTGGTACACGCGGTGCTGAGCCAGAAGTATAACACGCTCTATACGCAAGGCAACCTGAACAACCACATCGGCGTGCCGCTCACACTGCTGCGCATCAAGCCGGAGCACGAGATGGCCATCATCGAAATGGGCGCCAACCACATCGGCGAGATTGCCTTGCTCTGCAGCATCGCGCTGCCGTCGCATGGCTTTATCACCAACATCGGCAAGGCGCACCTGGAGGGCTTCGGTAGTCTGGAGGGTGTGGCCCGGGGCAAAAGCGAACTGTACGTGCACCTGCTGGAGCACGGCGGTACTGTGTTCGTGAATACCCAGAACGAGCACCTGATGCGCATGAGCCGCCGCATCGAAAACAAAGTTACTTACCCTGCCGCCGGAGATTATTACCACAGCGAACTGCTGGAGGCATCGCCTTACGTGGTTTACAAGGATGAGGAAGGAAATATGGTACACACGCAGCTGGTAGGAAGCTACAACTACGAGAACATGGCGGCCGCTGCTTGTATCGGTAAGTTCTTCGGGGTGCCGCTGCAGCAGGCCAACGATGCCATTGCCTCCTACAGCCCGGTAAATAACCGCTCTCAGGTGGTGCAGCAGGGCAGTAATACCCTCATACTGGATGCCTACAACGCCAACCCTACCTCCATGGCTGCCGCCGTGCGCAACTTTGGAAGTATGGCTGCTCCGCGCAAAGTGGTGATACTGGGAGATATGTTTGAGTTGGGAGTGGAGAGCGAGGCAGAGCACCGCGCCCTGGGAGAAACCGTAGCCGAGCAATCTTTCGACACCGTTATACTTTGCGGCAAGGACATGCAGCATGCCGCCTCGGTAAACGAGGACTTCCTATACTTCGAAACGAAGCCCGAGCTGCAAACCTGGCTGCGTAAAAACCCGATAGCCGGAAGTTATGTGCTGATAAAAGGCTCGCGTGGCATGGGGCTGGAGACGCTGACAGAGGTGTTGGCATGA
- a CDS encoding T9SS type A sorting domain-containing protein: MAKASHYLDWCSTAPITLAIDRLQVPNTPSQSAPYYPHTLYADLYEWTLPNGWRTSDNKTGTFITSAYSISVIPAAGSGGQVKVRGYNYECSLYSSPRVDFYSNYSTLTIDREPQLAAAQGLAEVYCGDRTPITYTVASLPGATYSWSLPQGWSGSSNSTTITVTPSGSGGGNIVATATFTCTNPVKTISSTAKVVAFNPNVKPVAFTAAPAYVCPGGTIFSASSPGATSYTWSTTGGMRINGQPSPVTTSSSSATISLSGQYIQGNAQVTVVANNGSCGSSTSASKSVWMNVPAQPQPNVYGNPATINLPLGGWTQVVANSAPGSDNNYDHVYWEVANRTAPGTTVTGLAIYQKERRVTSIEALEPGYYYLMVRSWNTCGYSMYYYIVVNVTVGGGGGVYMVETYPNPANDFIDIKIKKVKATKEDKQEDNIRLVLFDSQGNIVQEAIVGEGSKRLDVRKQPEGLYYLHLYHRWGVEKKQILIKR, encoded by the coding sequence GTGGCTAAAGCAAGCCACTACCTGGACTGGTGCAGCACCGCACCCATCACACTGGCAATCGATAGGCTGCAGGTTCCCAACACTCCTAGCCAGTCTGCGCCATACTACCCACACACGCTTTACGCTGATTTGTACGAGTGGACGCTGCCTAACGGATGGCGCACCAGCGATAACAAAACGGGGACTTTCATAACGTCGGCATATTCTATCTCGGTTATACCTGCGGCAGGATCAGGAGGCCAGGTAAAAGTGAGAGGATACAACTACGAGTGTAGTCTATACAGTTCTCCGAGAGTAGACTTCTACAGCAATTACAGCACGCTTACCATTGACCGCGAGCCACAGCTTGCCGCGGCCCAAGGCCTGGCAGAAGTATACTGTGGGGATCGAACACCGATAACCTATACTGTTGCAAGTTTGCCGGGTGCTACCTATTCCTGGTCGCTACCCCAGGGCTGGTCAGGTTCGTCAAATTCAACTACTATAACCGTAACGCCAAGTGGCAGCGGCGGCGGCAACATTGTAGCTACAGCTACTTTTACTTGCACAAACCCGGTTAAAACAATTTCCTCCACGGCCAAGGTGGTGGCCTTTAACCCCAATGTAAAACCGGTGGCGTTTACCGCAGCGCCAGCTTATGTTTGCCCCGGCGGCACAATTTTTTCGGCTAGTTCGCCCGGAGCTACCTCCTATACTTGGTCCACCACCGGTGGCATGCGCATAAATGGCCAGCCCTCACCCGTAACTACCTCCTCCTCTTCAGCCACTATCAGCCTTTCCGGCCAATACATTCAGGGCAATGCGCAGGTTACGGTAGTGGCCAACAATGGCAGCTGTGGCAGCTCCACCTCTGCCTCAAAATCTGTTTGGATGAACGTGCCAGCACAACCTCAGCCAAATGTTTACGGCAACCCTGCTACTATTAATCTGCCTCTAGGCGGCTGGACACAGGTTGTGGCAAATTCGGCGCCCGGATCTGACAACAATTACGATCATGTGTATTGGGAAGTAGCCAATCGCACCGCACCAGGCACTACCGTTACTGGATTGGCAATTTACCAAAAAGAAAGGCGCGTTACTTCCATCGAGGCGCTGGAGCCAGGTTATTATTACCTAATGGTGCGATCCTGGAATACCTGTGGCTACAGCATGTATTACTACATAGTCGTAAACGTAACAGTAGGCGGTGGCGGCGGTGTATACATGGTGGAGACGTACCCTAACCCTGCTAATGATTTTATAGATATTAAGATAAAGAAGGTAAAGGCAACCAAGGAGGATAAGCAAGAAGACAACATCCGCCTGGTGCTCTTTGATAGCCAAGGGAATATAGTGCAGGAGGCTATTGTTGGGGAAGGCAGCAAAAGGTTAGATGTGCGTAAGCAACCCGAAGGCTTGTATTACCTACACCTCTACCACAGATGGGGCGTTGAGAAAAAGCAAATTCTTATTAAACGCTAA
- the rfbC gene encoding dTDP-4-dehydrorhamnose 3,5-epimerase, which yields MDHKLFHIEGVIEFQPRIFEDERGYFTETFSMKWFEPFGEPPVFVQDNQSCSKKGVLRGLHFQKPPHAQGKLVRVTSGKALDVAVDLRKNSPTYGQYVTSLLEADKHNLFYIPAGFAHGFVALEEDTIFLYKCTDFYAPATEGGLLWNDPAIGIDWSIADPLVSPKDEVLPLLKDFNSPF from the coding sequence ATGGACCACAAGCTTTTCCACATTGAGGGAGTAATTGAATTTCAGCCGCGCATTTTTGAGGATGAGCGGGGTTACTTCACAGAAACCTTTAGCATGAAATGGTTTGAGCCGTTTGGGGAGCCGCCGGTGTTTGTGCAGGACAACCAATCGTGCTCAAAGAAAGGCGTACTGCGGGGCCTGCACTTCCAGAAACCGCCGCATGCGCAGGGCAAACTGGTGCGCGTAACCAGCGGCAAAGCGCTGGATGTGGCCGTTGACCTCCGGAAGAACTCGCCTACCTACGGGCAGTATGTCACCAGCTTGCTGGAGGCCGATAAGCATAACCTGTTCTACATTCCGGCAGGGTTTGCACACGGCTTTGTGGCACTCGAAGAAGATACCATCTTCCTGTACAAGTGCACCGACTTCTACGCGCCTGCCACGGAAGGAGGCCTGCTGTGGAATGATCCTGCCATCGGCATTGACTGGAGCATTGCGGATCCGTTAGTTTCCCCTAAAGACGAGGTGCTGCCGCTGTTAAAGGATTTCAATTCGCCGTTTTAA
- a CDS encoding SirB2 family protein codes for MQAIVAFLHTHVLVVILFLILFTFKTVLLLLNKRELLARARTYTRALDTVFGLLILVTGGYLLASYQGIPTWLIIKIVLVLVAIPLGIIGIKRENKLLALASLLLFLYVYGMAETKSLTMQQPGPVQNATTKTKPVEMEAAETDDTENNEPAGPQQEIIASMGEAQLANGKAIYTQLCETCHGADGAKGLGGAANLQVSDLSLNDRINVIANGRGLMPGFSAQLSDEEVAALAAYTMTLKN; via the coding sequence ATGCAAGCAATAGTTGCCTTTCTGCACACGCACGTACTCGTGGTAATTCTGTTCCTGATATTGTTCACGTTTAAGACAGTACTGCTCCTGCTTAACAAGCGCGAACTGCTTGCCAGAGCCCGTACATATACCCGGGCGCTGGATACCGTTTTCGGCCTGCTTATACTAGTAACAGGCGGTTACCTGCTGGCCAGTTACCAGGGCATTCCCACGTGGCTGATCATCAAGATTGTGCTGGTGCTGGTGGCCATTCCGTTGGGCATCATTGGCATTAAGCGGGAGAACAAACTGCTTGCCCTTGCCTCGCTGCTGCTCTTCCTGTATGTGTATGGCATGGCCGAGACAAAAAGCCTGACGATGCAGCAACCGGGGCCGGTACAGAACGCCACCACTAAAACCAAGCCCGTTGAAATGGAGGCGGCTGAAACGGATGATACAGAAAACAACGAACCCGCTGGGCCGCAGCAGGAGATCATCGCTTCGATGGGTGAGGCACAGTTGGCCAACGGCAAAGCCATCTATACGCAGCTGTGCGAAACCTGCCACGGAGCCGACGGGGCCAAGGGGCTGGGCGGCGCAGCTAATTTACAGGTAAGTGATCTCAGCCTAAACGACCGCATAAACGTAATCGCTAATGGCCGGGGATTAATGCCTGGCTTCAGTGCCCAGCTCTCCGATGAAGAGGTGGCGGCGCTGGCCGCTTATACCATGACGCTTAAAAACTAA
- the hflX gene encoding GTPase HflX encodes MAKQQFYDTSKPQETAVLVAVPGYKQTEEQTQEYLDELAFLAETAGAQTLQRFTQKLDKPDVRTFVGSGKLDEINAYVKENSVDMVIFDDDLSPSQVRNIERELQVKIVDRSLLILDIFALRAKTAQAHAQVEMAQYQYLLPRLTNLWTHLSKQKGGIGMKGPGETEIETDRRIVRDKIALLRERLKKFEKQNFEQRKARAGIVRVALVGYTNVGKSTLMNLLSKSEVFAENKLFATVDATVRKVVLDNVPFLLSDTVGFIRKLPTKLIEAFKSTLDEIREADMLVHVVDISHESFEDQIAVVNETLKDINSAEKPVLLVFNKIDEYLKQRQQELQEENSEARPSIEDLKATYMAKEHAPAMFISATDKLNIDALREELQRRVAELHYQRYPNNV; translated from the coding sequence ATGGCTAAACAACAATTTTACGATACATCTAAGCCGCAGGAGACGGCCGTACTAGTGGCCGTACCAGGCTACAAGCAGACAGAAGAACAAACGCAGGAGTATCTGGATGAACTTGCCTTTCTGGCAGAGACCGCCGGTGCACAAACCCTGCAACGTTTCACGCAAAAACTCGACAAGCCCGACGTGCGCACCTTTGTGGGCAGCGGCAAACTCGACGAGATCAACGCCTATGTAAAGGAGAATAGCGTGGACATGGTGATCTTTGACGACGACCTAAGCCCTTCGCAGGTGCGGAACATTGAGCGCGAGCTGCAGGTAAAGATTGTGGACCGCAGCCTGCTTATACTTGATATTTTTGCCCTGCGTGCCAAAACAGCCCAGGCGCACGCCCAGGTAGAGATGGCGCAGTACCAGTACCTGCTGCCGCGCCTTACCAACCTCTGGACGCACTTGTCCAAACAGAAGGGTGGTATCGGCATGAAGGGCCCCGGTGAAACAGAGATCGAGACCGACCGCCGTATTGTGCGCGACAAGATTGCCTTGCTGCGCGAGCGCCTGAAGAAATTCGAGAAGCAGAACTTTGAGCAGCGCAAAGCCCGTGCTGGCATTGTGCGTGTGGCGCTGGTGGGGTATACCAACGTCGGCAAATCGACGCTCATGAACCTGCTCTCCAAATCTGAGGTGTTTGCAGAGAACAAGCTGTTCGCCACCGTAGATGCCACCGTGCGCAAAGTGGTGCTCGACAACGTGCCCTTCCTGCTTTCCGACACAGTAGGGTTTATCCGCAAGCTGCCCACCAAGCTGATTGAGGCCTTCAAATCTACGCTAGATGAGATACGCGAGGCGGATATGCTGGTGCATGTGGTGGACATTTCGCACGAGTCGTTTGAGGACCAGATAGCGGTGGTGAACGAGACGCTGAAGGACATCAACTCGGCTGAGAAGCCGGTGCTGCTCGTGTTCAACAAGATAGATGAGTACCTGAAGCAGCGCCAGCAGGAGCTGCAGGAGGAGAACAGCGAGGCGCGCCCTTCCATCGAAGACCTGAAGGCCACTTATATGGCCAAAGAGCACGCGCCTGCCATGTTCATTTCAGCCACTGATAAACTGAATATTGATGCCCTGCGCGAGGAACTGCAACGGCGCGTAGCCGAGCTGCACTACCAGCGCTACCCGAACAATGTATAG
- a CDS encoding SixA phosphatase family protein has protein sequence MKTLYILRHAKSSWEFEGLSDHDRPLNKRGRNDAPLMGQELAAQGVKPELIISSPAVRALSTATLAGKEMDFDADDIVVDTRVYGADKNDLLEVVQSAPAEVKHLMLVGHNEALSDFANMLSPEPVASLPTAGAVGIRFNCESWYDISKKNAELLFYDFPKNYK, from the coding sequence ATGAAAACGCTATATATCCTTAGGCATGCCAAGTCGAGCTGGGAGTTTGAAGGTCTGAGCGACCACGACCGCCCGCTGAACAAGCGCGGCCGCAACGACGCCCCGCTGATGGGACAGGAACTGGCGGCACAGGGCGTGAAGCCGGAACTGATTATATCAAGCCCTGCCGTGCGGGCGCTTAGCACCGCCACGCTGGCAGGCAAGGAGATGGATTTTGATGCTGACGACATCGTGGTGGATACCCGCGTGTACGGCGCTGATAAGAACGACCTGTTGGAGGTGGTGCAGAGCGCCCCAGCTGAGGTAAAGCACCTGATGCTGGTGGGGCACAACGAGGCCCTCTCCGACTTTGCCAACATGCTATCGCCGGAGCCGGTGGCTAGCCTACCTACCGCCGGTGCCGTAGGAATTCGCTTTAACTGCGAGAGCTGGTACGACATCTCCAAAAAGAACGCTGAGCTGCTGTTCTACGATTTCCCGAAGAACTATAAGTAG
- the ppk1 gene encoding polyphosphate kinase 1, with product MEKEKDKEPKAPAEYTFINRELSWLAFNYRVLQEAKDKTVPLLERIKFMAIFSSNLDEYFKVRVATLKRLINLKKKTRKKLNDDPTDTLDQVLKEVHRQQEEFGEVFREGILADLREHDIHLLTENDLNKEQEEWVQDYFRETLEPLLLPIILDETDTHLFLQDQMVYIGVKMWDPTEDNCKAVRFAMLEVPTKKHGGRFVKLPTVDGQRHVMFIDDVIRFCLPLMFPNYKSFVAHAAKVSRDAELDIEEEVSGSLMAKIQSSLKKRETGYPARLLYDPETPQELLDMLKAHTGITDDELVEGSKYHNFRDFFGFPDFNLPDLKYTPQPVLLHPQLEQEPSLLAAMQGKDYLVHYPYQSFDYVLRLFEEAANDPKVTAISATLYRVAAKSKVAKALAKAAKNGKLVTVVVELRARFDEESNIYWAGKLQKAGANVIFGVPDLKVHSKLGLITRNEKGRLVNYAYLSTGNYNEDTSTIYADHALFTSDKRLTKDVEQVFNFFIDRQPDKKFGHLLMAPLNMRQGFTKLVDQEIKNAKKGLPASMILKMNALQDERMIKKLYAASQAGVKIQLLVRGICCLVPGVEGMSENIQVRSIVDRYLEHARVYIFHNNGDEQLYIASADWMTRNLNRRVEVAFPIYQPDLAAEIRHIIELQLSDDTKTRSVDNDYIKPPSPTHVRSQYATYEYLSQMAQADVAPKADTAAKAETTSKAGAVAKKEKKK from the coding sequence ATGGAAAAAGAGAAAGACAAGGAGCCCAAGGCCCCGGCTGAGTATACGTTTATCAACCGTGAGCTGAGCTGGCTAGCCTTTAATTACAGAGTACTGCAGGAGGCGAAAGACAAAACGGTGCCCCTGCTCGAGCGCATCAAGTTCATGGCCATTTTCTCATCTAACCTGGATGAGTACTTCAAGGTACGGGTGGCCACCCTCAAGCGCCTGATCAACCTAAAGAAGAAAACGCGCAAGAAGCTGAACGATGACCCGACCGACACGCTGGACCAGGTACTGAAAGAGGTGCACCGCCAGCAGGAGGAGTTCGGGGAGGTTTTCCGGGAAGGTATACTAGCCGACCTGCGCGAGCATGACATACACCTGCTCACAGAGAACGACCTGAACAAGGAACAGGAGGAGTGGGTGCAGGACTACTTCCGCGAGACACTGGAGCCGCTGCTACTGCCCATTATACTTGATGAAACCGACACGCACCTCTTTCTGCAGGACCAGATGGTATACATTGGGGTGAAGATGTGGGACCCCACCGAGGACAACTGCAAAGCAGTGCGCTTTGCCATGCTGGAGGTACCCACCAAAAAGCACGGCGGCCGTTTCGTAAAACTTCCCACAGTAGACGGGCAACGCCATGTGATGTTCATCGATGATGTAATTCGCTTTTGCCTGCCGCTTATGTTCCCCAACTACAAATCCTTTGTGGCGCACGCCGCAAAGGTTTCGCGCGATGCCGAGCTGGACATTGAGGAAGAAGTATCGGGCAGCCTGATGGCGAAGATTCAGAGCAGCCTGAAAAAGCGTGAGACCGGTTATCCGGCGCGCCTGCTTTACGACCCGGAAACACCGCAGGAACTGCTGGATATGCTCAAGGCACACACTGGCATTACGGATGATGAGTTGGTGGAAGGCAGCAAGTACCACAACTTCCGGGACTTTTTCGGATTTCCGGACTTTAACCTACCCGACCTGAAGTATACGCCGCAGCCTGTACTCCTGCACCCGCAACTGGAACAGGAGCCAAGCTTGCTTGCCGCCATGCAAGGAAAGGACTACCTGGTGCATTACCCGTACCAGTCGTTCGATTATGTGCTGCGCCTGTTTGAGGAAGCGGCCAACGACCCGAAAGTCACCGCCATCAGCGCCACGCTGTACCGTGTGGCTGCCAAATCGAAAGTGGCGAAGGCGCTGGCGAAGGCCGCTAAAAACGGAAAGCTGGTAACAGTGGTTGTGGAGCTTCGGGCCCGTTTTGACGAGGAGTCAAACATCTACTGGGCCGGTAAACTGCAGAAAGCAGGGGCTAACGTAATCTTCGGTGTGCCTGACCTGAAAGTACACTCCAAACTGGGCCTCATCACCCGAAACGAGAAAGGCAGGCTGGTGAACTATGCCTACCTAAGCACCGGCAACTACAACGAAGATACGTCCACCATTTACGCCGATCATGCGCTTTTCACGTCTGACAAGCGCCTGACCAAAGACGTGGAGCAGGTGTTTAACTTCTTTATTGACCGCCAACCTGACAAGAAGTTTGGCCATTTGCTGATGGCCCCGCTAAACATGCGCCAGGGCTTTACCAAGCTGGTGGACCAGGAGATAAAGAACGCTAAGAAGGGCCTGCCGGCAAGTATGATTCTGAAGATGAATGCGCTGCAGGATGAGCGGATGATCAAAAAGCTTTACGCTGCCAGCCAGGCAGGGGTGAAAATTCAGCTGCTGGTGCGGGGCATTTGCTGCCTGGTGCCCGGTGTGGAGGGAATGAGTGAGAACATACAGGTGCGCAGCATCGTGGACCGCTACCTGGAGCATGCCCGGGTGTACATCTTCCATAACAATGGCGACGAGCAGCTATACATTGCCTCCGCCGACTGGATGACCCGCAACCTGAACCGCCGTGTGGAAGTGGCTTTCCCCATCTACCAGCCAGACCTGGCAGCGGAGATTCGCCACATCATAGAACTGCAGCTCTCCGACGACACCAAGACGCGCAGCGTAGACAACGACTACATTAAGCCGCCTTCACCTACGCACGTGCGCTCGCAGTATGCCACCTACGAGTACCTAAGCCAAATGGCGCAGGCAGACGTGGCACCGAAGGCAGACACGGCAGCGAAAGCAGAAACAACGTCCAAGGCAGGTGCGGTGGCAAAGAAAGAGAAAAAGAAATAA
- a CDS encoding DUF6268 family outer membrane beta-barrel protein, with translation MKTIILLLSGFALLSLATDAWAQDAETELLEEVTQFAGPGVEGMGKPRGVVISYERLPNFDIESESDDQRLGNGQGRIRRHNKFAAQIGAPLINRPQTKLLIGLSYDLEEFNFEGLSDSSYGLYRYLEDKNLHSIGLQLAYLHALNERNFYLMRVKGELNGDYTRIDKDISNYFKGTVDLAYGWSLSPYYSIGVGVQYGWVFGRQRILPGILYNRTFNPKWGVESIFPANTRLRYNANEKTLFYVGWKLDGSSYDIFADQTDLKQFGEIELRRTDIKGLLRMEREIHDFLWFAVEGGFRQYYRNRVFAEPGDTDELIDNDLAGAGYIRAEIYLVPPRKWVD, from the coding sequence ATGAAGACAATTATACTACTGTTGTCAGGGTTTGCTTTGCTTTCTCTTGCTACAGATGCATGGGCACAGGATGCGGAAACAGAATTACTGGAGGAAGTAACCCAGTTTGCCGGTCCAGGTGTGGAGGGTATGGGCAAACCTCGTGGGGTAGTGATCAGTTATGAGCGCCTGCCCAACTTCGACATAGAGTCGGAGTCGGATGACCAAAGGTTAGGCAATGGGCAGGGGCGTATTAGGCGTCATAATAAGTTTGCTGCACAAATTGGAGCACCGCTAATAAACAGACCGCAGACAAAGCTCCTGATTGGCTTGAGCTATGATCTGGAAGAGTTTAATTTTGAAGGGCTTTCGGATTCATCCTATGGCCTATACCGATACCTGGAGGATAAAAATTTGCATAGTATTGGGCTGCAACTGGCTTACCTGCACGCCTTAAACGAGCGGAACTTTTACCTGATGCGTGTAAAGGGTGAGCTTAACGGCGACTATACCCGCATCGACAAGGATATTTCGAACTACTTTAAAGGAACCGTCGACCTGGCTTACGGTTGGTCTTTATCCCCATATTACTCAATTGGTGTTGGCGTGCAGTACGGCTGGGTTTTTGGCAGGCAAAGAATCCTTCCCGGCATCCTGTACAATCGCACGTTCAATCCAAAATGGGGCGTGGAGTCCATCTTCCCGGCAAACACTAGGTTACGCTATAACGCAAACGAGAAAACGCTGTTTTATGTAGGGTGGAAACTGGACGGTAGCAGCTACGATATTTTCGCTGATCAAACGGATCTTAAACAGTTTGGCGAAATAGAGTTACGGCGTACTGACATAAAGGGGCTCCTACGTATGGAGCGCGAGATCCATGACTTTCTATGGTTTGCCGTGGAGGGAGGCTTCCGGCAATACTACAGGAACCGGGTCTTTGCTGAGCCAGGTGATACAGATGAACTGATCGATAATGATCTTGCCGGTGCAGGCTACATAAGAGCAGAAATATACCTGGTGCCGCCGCGCAAGTGGGTCGACTAA